The Montipora capricornis isolate CH-2021 chromosome 3, ASM3666992v2, whole genome shotgun sequence genome window below encodes:
- the LOC138039782 gene encoding uncharacterized protein, giving the protein MAISLPNFPPFKVHVDGNAGPRWKKWLGRFERLTIAMGITDDKQKRALLLHYGGPEVDEIFETLQDVGEDKDYNKAVEKLTAYFSPQVNTTYEVYNFRQAKQKDGETLDSFHTRLRSLAKTCDFANPDKEIKEQIILNCQSNPLRRKALREDLDLAGLMKAGRALELSEVQAKDLENKDKTVNAIKPPQKGTLTQHKSKQRRPQNRQESRNRDKSRKARRKM; this is encoded by the coding sequence CCTAACTTCCCACCGTTTAAGGTTCACGTCGATGGAAATGCAGGTCCTAGATGGAAGAAATGGCTAGGGCGATTCGAGAGATTAACCATTGCAATGGGGATTACCGATGACAAGCAGAAAAGAGCTCTTCTGCTGCATTACGGCGGTCCAGAGGTCGACGAGATCTTCGAGACACTTCAAGACGTCGGCGAGGACAAGGATTACAACAAAGCCGTCGAAAAACTAACCGCTTACTTCTCTCCACAAGTGAACACAACATACGAAGTATACAACTTCCGTCAGGCCAAGCAAAAGGATGGAGAAACTCTGGACAGTTTCCATACCCGTCTGAGGAGCCTAGCAAAGACCTGCGACTTCGCAAATCCAGACAAAGAGATTAAAGAACAAATCATCTTGAACTGCCAGTCAAACCCCCTTCGGCGTAAAGCTCTGCGAGAGGACCTCGATTTAGCTGGTCTCATGAAAGCTGGTAGAGCCCTAGAATTAAGCGAAGTACAAGCGAAGGATCTTGAAAATAAGGATAAAACCGTGAACGCGATAAAACCACCCCAAAAAGGAACACTAACGCAACACAAAAGCAAACAGCGCCGTCCGCAAAATCGCCAAGAGTCACGCAACCGTGACAAATCCCGAAAAGCGCGACGGAAAATGTAG